In Streptomyces camelliae, the sequence GCCCCGTTTCCCGTGCGGCATCAAGTCCCGTGAGCAGATCGAAGGGCTGCTGGGGACGTCGGCCGCGCGGTGGTAGCCGCATGTCGATGCAGCCTGGACCTGCACGTGAAGGTGGCCAAGGACTGGCAGCGGGACCCGAAGCAGCTCCGCAAGCTCGGTTTCTAGTCGAGGGCTCCCTGCGGGGTCATGTCCTGCAAGCCCACCACCCTCAGCAGCTGAAGCCGTTCGTGGGACTCCGTTCCCGGGCGGGCTGTGTGGACGATGAGGAGGTGGTGGTGTTCGTGGCTGAGCATGACCTCGCAGTCCAGTTCCAGGAGGCCCACCAGCGGGTGCTGGAAGCGCTTGGTCGCCCGGTTGCGCAGGGACACCTCGTGCTGGTCCCACAGGAGTGCGAACTCCTCGCTCGATGAACGGAGTTCGGCGACCAGCTCGGCCGGTTCCGGGTCGTCGGGGCGGGCGGCGGTCACCGCGCGCAGGTTGGCCACGTGGGAGCGCGCGTGCGGCTCGTGGTCCTCCGCCGGGAAGAGCGAACGCGCGGTCGGGTCCAGGAAGAAGCGGCGGATCAGGTTCCGTTCGTGCCGGGGGCGGGACATCACGTCGCCGACCAGCGCCTTGGCCATCGCGTTCTGGGCCAGGACCTCACCGCAGTCGTTCACCAGCTGCGCCGGAGTGTCGTACAGGCGGTCCAGGATCAGCAGCAGTCCGGGCCGGACATGCGCCGACGCCGTCTCGCGGCGCGGCGGCTCCTCGCCGGCCAGGTGGAACAGGTGGTCGTGTTCGGCGTCGGTGAGGCGCAGCGCACGCGCCAGCGCCGTGAGCATCTGGCGGGACGGGCGCGGCCCCCGGGACTGTTCCAGCCGTGTGTAGTAGTCCACCGACATGCCCGCCAGCGCCGCCACCTCCTCCCGGCGCAGGCCCGGTGTGCGGCGGCGCGCGCCGGGCGTCAGGCCCACGTCCGACGGGGTCAGCCGGGCGCGGCCACGGCGCAGGAAGTCGGCGAGTTCGGCTCGGTTCACCCCTCCAGCGTGCGGCAGCCCGCCCGGCTTATCCAGGGACTGTCGATCCCCCGATCAGCAGGTCTCTCCCGCTCTCTCCCGCGTCGGCCGAGGCTGGTCACCGACGAGAGGAGCACATGATGCTGACATTGGTGACCGGGACGACGGGACAGGTCGGACGCCGCTTCGTGCCCAGGCTGCTGGCCCAGACCCGGCCGGGGGAGAGGGTCCGCGTGCTGGTGCGGGACGCGGCGCGCGGGGAGCCGTTCGCGGAGCTGGGCGCCGAGGTCGTGGAGGGGGACCTGAGGGACGCGGAGGCGCTCGGCAAGGCGGTGGCCGGCGTGGACACCGTCCTGAACATCGCCGCGTCCTTCCGCGGGGTACCGGACGACGAGGCCTGGGCCGTCAACCGGGACGCCGCGGTGGAGCTGGGCCGGGCCGCGCTGGCCTCCGGGGTGCAGCGCTTCGTGCAGGTCAGCACGGGACTGGTGTACGGGAAGGGACGGGGCCGCCCGGTGACCGAGGAGGACGAGAGCCGGCCCGGCGGCGCGATGTGGGGCGCCTACCCCGCGGCGAAGGCGGAGGCCGAACGGGCGCTGCTGGCCATGGACGGCATGGACGTGCGCGTCGCCCGGCTGCCCTTCGTCTACGGTGAGGGCGACCCGCACCTGCTCCAGTCGCTGCGGTGGGCCGCCGGCTGGGCGGCGACCCAGCGCCTGCACCTGGGCCACCACGCGGACGTCGCCCAGGGCCTGCTGCGCCTCCTGCACGCGCCGGGCATCGCCGGCCGGATCTACAACATCGCCGACGACGCCCCCGTCACAGCGGTCGAACTGCACCAGCTCAACGGAGCCGAGGTCCCCGCCGCACTCCACGACCGCACCGACCCCGACCCGTGGCTCGTGATCATGTCCACCGAGCGGATTCGCCGGGAGCTGGGCTACCGGCCGGTGTACCCGTCGGTCTACGCGGCCCGGGATGCCGGGGCGCTCTAGTCGACCCCTCTGATCCGCCCCACCAGCACCGCCCCCGCCAGCCCGATCGCGGCCGCCACCAGGTACAGCACCCGGTAGCCGCCCAGGTACGTCACGATCGGCGCGGCCAGCGCCGGGGCGGCCACCTGGGGCAGGGCGTTGGCCACGTTGATGACGCCGAGGTCCTTGCCCCGGTCCAGGGCCCTCGGCAGGACGTCCGTCATCAGCGCGAAGTCGACCGAGGTGAACACGCCGAAGCCGATCCCGAGGACCGCCGACGCGACGATCGCGCCCGGCCAGGTCTGCCATCCGGCCAGCGCCGCCGTCGCCACCGCCATCAGCACCCCGGACCAGACGACGAACGGCTTGCGCCGGCCCACCCGGTCCGACCACACCCCGCCCGCCACGACGGTCGCCATCAGCGTCAGGCTGTTGACGGCCGTCAGGATCAGCACCCCCTGGCCGGGGTCGTGGTAGTGGAGGCGGTCGCGCAGGTAGTACAGGAGGTACAGCAGCACCAGCGCGTTGCTGAGGTTCATCAGGAACCGGGTCAGCCACGCCCAGCCCAGGTCCGGATACCGGCGCGGGCTCAGCCAGAAGCCCGCCAGAAACGCCCGCCAGGACCACGGCGGGCGGTCGGCGGCGGGCAGCCGCAGATCCGGGTACCGCAGCACGTACGGCAGCACCCCCGCCACCGTGCACACCGCGCAGGCCACATACCCGGCGCCGATCCCGCCGGCCGCCGTCGCGAGGCCCGTGCCGCCGACCACGCCCAGGATCTGCGCCGCCCCCAACCAGCCGCCCACCGCGCCCCGTTGGAGCCTGGGCACCCGGTCCGGCACGGCCGCCGTCACCGCCGCGAACGCCGCGTTCAGCGTGAGCTGCACCAGACACCAGCCCGCCGCCATGGACCACACCCCGCCCGCCCGCGCGAGCAGCAGCAGGGACAGCGCGCCGCCCGCCGTCCCGGCCACGATCCACGGCGTACGGCGGCCCCGGCGGGACGTCGTACGGTCCGACAGGGCGCCGAAGACCGGGTTCGCCGCCAGCGACACCGCCGCACCGGCCCCTGTCACCCAGGCCAGCATCGTCTCCTTCGACATCCCGGAGCCCGGTGCGAAATTCTTGGCCTGGGAGGCGAGCAGGATCTGCAGCGGGCCGAACCAGCCCACCCAGATCGCCCCGTTGGCCAGCGACAGCGCTGCCGTCCAGCCCCGGCCGACCCGTTCGACCGGTTCCGCGAGGGCGTCGGCCGAAGCGCCGGCCGTGGTCATCTCTGGGCCCGGAGCATGTCCCGGAACCAGTGGTAGGAGGCCTTCGGGGTGCGCTCCAGGGTGCTGTAGTCCACGTGCACCAGACCGAAGCGGCGCGCGTAGCCCTCCGCCCACTCGAAGTTGTCCATCAGGGACCACACGAAGTAGCCGCGCACGTCCACCCCGGACTCCAGCGCCGTGTGGAGGGCGCGGAGGTGGGCGTCCAGGTAGGCGATGCGGTCCTGGTCGTCGAGGCCCTCGTACGAGCAGCCGTTCTCGGTGATGACGATCGGCGGGAGCTTCTCGCCGTAGCGCTCGCGGAATCCGGTCAGCAGTTCCGTCAGCCCCTCCGGGACCACCGGCCAGCCGAAGTCGGTGGTCGGGCGGCCCTCGATCTCCCTCACCGAGAAGGGGAGTTCGGCGGGGAGGGCCAGGCCGCCGTACTCGCTGTCGGTGCCGCCGGGCGCGCCCACCCGGGTCGGCGCGTAGTAGTTGATCCCGTACCAGTCGACCGGCTCCGCGATGACCTTGAGGTCGGCGGAGACGTCGTCCCCCGGCATCAACTCGCCCATCCCCTCCGGGTATTCACCGAGGATGACCGGTTCGGCGAACAGGCGGTTGAGCAGGACGTCGTAGAAGCCGGCCGCCTCCATGTCCGCCGGTTCGCCGGAGGCGGGCCAGGTGGGGCCGTGGGAGTTGGCGATGCCGATGTCGGCCGCTCCGGCCGCACGCAGGGCTCGTACCGCCAGTCCGTGGGCGAGGAGTTGGTGGTGGGCGACCGGGAGGGCATCGAAGAGGAGCTGCTTGCCGGGCGCGTGGGCGCCCAGGGCGTGTCCCAGCAGCGTGTGTTCCGCCGGCTCGTTGAGGGTGATCCACTTCTTCACCCGGTCGCCGAGGCGCTCGGTCACCACGCTCACGTGGTCGGCGAACCGGGCCGCCGTGTCCCGGTCGAGCCAGTCCAGGGAGGCGGGCAGATCCCAGTGGAAGAGGGTGGGCACGGGCCGTACGCCCGCCGCGCACAGCTCGTCCACCAGGCGGTCGTAGAAGTCCAGCCCGCCGGGGGAGTTCACCCGGGGCCAGGAGACCGAGAAGCGGTACGCGTCCACGCCGAGGCCGGCGAGGAGGGCCACGTCCTCCCGGTAGCGGTGGTAGTGGTCGCAGGCCACCGCCGCCGTCGAGCCGTCCTTCACCCGTCCCGGCTCGGCCGTGAAGACGTCCCACACGGAACGCTCGCGTTCGTCGGCCGCCCCCTCGATCTGATGGGCGGAGGTCGAGACACCCCACAGGAAGCCGTCCGGGAAACGGGGCACCGGGGGCACCGGGGGCACCGGGGATATCGGATCGCCTGCGTCGTCAGTCGCCATGGCCGGGATCATCCTTACCCCCGGTAACGGAAGTCAATGCCCCGGCGTGAAACGCCGGCTACGCCCCTTCCTTCAGCACCAGCGTCACCAACTCCCGCTGCTCCTGCGTGAGTCGGGGGTCGGCCGCGTACACCGTGCGGCCGTCGACGGTGATCTCGTAGGCGAAACCGTCCGGGACGCCCGGCGGCGGGGTGCCCTGGCCGACGGCGAGGACGCGTTCGGCCAGGGCCTGCAGGGACGGGGCGTCGGGCCGGCCCGAGGTGTCCACCTCGGCCCGGCGCTCGATCCCCGCGAAACCGCCCGTGCGCCGTACTTGGATACGCATGGGTCCCTGTCTAGTACGGAACTACGACGTCCGCACCCCGACCTGCGCCCATGCCTTCTGCACGGCGTCGACCTCGGCCCCGGCGCCGTACCGCTGCTGGGCCGCCTTCAGCGTCAGCGTGCCGAACGCGGCGAAGTCCGCGTCCGACGGCAGCTCGCCGCCGGTGAGCACGTCGTACCAGATCTGCCCGGCCTTCTCCCAGGCGTGCCCGCCGATGGCGGAGGCCACCAGGTAGAAGGCGTGGTTCGGGATGCCGGAGTTGGTGTGCACGCCGCCGTTGTCGCGGTTGGTGTGCACGTAGTGCGCCATGGTCGCGGGCTGCGGGTCCTTGCCGAGCCGGGGGTCGTCGTACGCCGTGCCCGGGGCCTTCATCGAGCGCAGCGCGGTGCCGTGGACGCCCGGCGCGAGCAGGCCCTGGCCGATCAGCCAGTCGGCCTGGTCGGCGGTCTGACCGAGTGAGTACTGCTTGATGAGGGAGCCGAAGACGTCGGAGACCGACTCGTTGAGCGCGCCGGACTGGCCGTAGTACTCCAGGTTCGCGGTGTACTGCGTGACGCCGTGGGTGAGTTCGTGGCCGATGACGTCGACGGAGGAGGTGAAGTCGGTGAAGATCTGGCCGTCGCCGTCCCCGAAGACCATCTGCTCGCCGTTCCAGAAGGCGTTGTCGTAGTCGGTCTCGTAGTGCACGGACGCGTTCAGCGGCAGCCCGTTGCCGTCGATGGAGTTCCGCTCGTACGCCTTCAGGTACAGCTCGAAGGTGGCGCCGAGGCCGGCGTAGGCGCGGTTGACACTGGCGTCCTGGACCGGGTCGTGGCCCTCCGCGCGGACCTCGGTGCCGGGCAGGTCGCTGCCGTGCTGGGCGTCGTAGATCGTGCGCTTCGGCTGGCTCGTGGCGGGCGCCGGGGCGGCGACGGCGGCCTGGGTGCGGACCGCGGTGACGCGGCGGCGGGTGCGCAGCGAGGAGTCGTGCTGCAGGGTGCGCAGCGCGGAGTCGGAGAGCGCCTGGTCCTCGTGCTGGGCGAGCCGGTCGAGGATGTGCGGCGGCACGATCGTGCAGAAGACGGGCTTCAAGCCCCCGTTGGTGGTCATGGCTCAGCACCATGGCACTGCGTGACGTAAGTGTCACTACCCGCAACCGTGATTGGTGAAATACGGTGACAATACGGTGATGCTTCGCCTGCGCACCGTAGCCGCAGTGGTATGGCGCACTTTTTGCCCCTTTTGCTCCCACGGTCCCGCATACTGATACAGGCCCTCGTGTCCGGCGCGGCTCGGCTAGGCTGCGGAGCATCATGCGTTTCGGGCTGCTTCTTCTTAGCTGCCGCGGCGAGGGCCTGTAGTCAAAGGCCGACTCCCTCCCCGCGGAGCTCTGGCGTTGCGTCGTCGGCCGTCCACTCGGATATCCGGACATCCTGAGGAGCCCACGCATCATGGCCAACCGCCAGCAGCCCAGCACCATGCCGATCCACAAGTACGGCCGCTACGAGCAGGTCGACATCCCGGACCGCACCTGGCCGGAGCAGCGCATCACCGTCGCCCCCCGCTGGCTCTCCACCGACCTGCGTGACGGCAACCAGGCCCTGATCGACCCGATGTCGCCCGAGCGCAAGCGCCGGATGTTCGACCAGCTGGTCAAGATGGGCTACAAGGAGATCGAGGTCGGCTTCCCCGCCTCCGGCCAGACCGACTTCGACTTCGTGCGCTCGATCATCGAGGAAGAGGGCGCGATCCCCGAGGACGTGACGATCTCCGTCCTGACCCAGGCCCGCGAGGACCTGATCGAGCGGACCGTGGAGTCCCTGAAGGGCGCCCGCCGCGCCACCGTCCACCTCTACAACGCCACCGCGCCCGTCTTCCGGCGCGTGGTGTTCCGCGGCTCCAAGGACGACATCAAGCAGATCGCCGTCGACGGCACCCGCCTGGTGATGGAGTACGCCGAGAAGCTGCTGGGACCGGAGACCGAGTTCGGCTACCAGTACAGCCCCGAGATCTTCACCGACACCGAGCTGGACTTCGCGCTGGAGGTCTGCGAGGCGGTCATGGACGTCTGGCAGCCCGGCCCGGGCCGCGAGATCATCCTCAACCTGCCCGCCACGGTGGAGCGTTCGACGCCGTCGACGCACGCGGACCGCTTCGAGTGGATGAGCCGCAACATCTCCCGCCGCGAGCACGTCTGCATCTCCGTCCACCCGCACAACGACCGCGGTACGGCCGTGGCGGCGGCCGAGCTGGCCCTGATGGCCGGCGCCGACCGCGTCGAGGGCTGCCTGTTCGGGCAGGGCGAGCGCACCGGCAACGTCGACCTGGTCACCCTGGGCATGAACCTGTTCTCCCAGGGCGTCGACCCGCAGATCGACTTCTCCGACATCGACGAGATCCGTCGTACGTGGGAGTACTGCAACCAGATGGAGGTCCACCCGCGCCACCCGTACGTGGGCGACCTGGTCTACACGTCCTTCTCCGGCTCCCACCAGGACGCCATCAAGAAGGGCTTCGACGCCATGGAGGCCGACGCCAAGGCCAAGGGCGTCACGGTCGACGACATCGAGTGGGCGGTGCCGTACCTGCCGATCGACCCCAAGGACGTCGGCCGCTCCTACGAGGCCGTCATCCGCGTCAACTCGCAGTCCGGCAAGGGCGGTATCTCCTACGTCCTGAAGAACGACCACAAGCTGGACCTGCCGCGCCGGATGCAGATCGAGTTCTCCAAGCTCATCCAGGCGAAGACGGACGCCGAGGGCGGCGAGATCACGCCGAAGGAGATCTGGGCGGTCTTCCAGGACGAGTACCTGCCGAACCCGGACAACCCGTGGGGCCGCATCCAGGTCAAGACCGGCCAGTCGACCACGGACACGGACGGCGTCGACACCCTGACCGTCGAGGCCACCGTCGACGGCGAGGACACCGTCCTGTCCGGCTCCGGCAACGGTCCGATCTCGGCCTTCTTCGACGCCCTGGAGTCCATCGGCGTCGACGTACGCCTGCTGGACTACCAGGAGCACACGATGAGCGAAGGCGCCTCCGCGCAGGCCGCCTCCTACATCGAATGCGCGATCGACGGCAAGGTCCTGTGGGGGATCGGCATCGACGCGAACACGACGCGTGCGTCGCTGAAGGCGGTCGTCTCGGCCGTCAACCGCGCGGCCCGCTGACCACTCTGACCGGGAGTTTCGGGGCCCCGCCCGCTGTATACGGCGGGCGGGGCCCCGGCTGTTATCGGCCATGGGGCCGGCCAGGTCACAGAAAGGTCTCTTCCGGGGTACTGACTCAGCCTCCGTGATGTGGCTAACATCACGCCAGCGCTGCGATGTTGCCGCGCGGTTACGGAGGTGCGACGTGCTGCCAGTACGGGGACGAAACGGCCGGGCCCTGCGTTTTCTGGGTGCGCGCACCGCATGGACCCCGGTCGGGGACGGCGAGTTCTACTGCCCCGGCTGCGGAGGGGACCGTAACTACCAACGGCTCACCGGCCGTCGCCGGCTCACCCTGCTCGGGCTGCCGCTGCTGCCGCGCGGCACGGCCGGACCGGTCGTGGAGTGCGCGGCCTGCCGCCGGCACTACGGCACCGACGTCCTCGACCACCCCACCACCCGCCGCTTCTCCGCGATGCTCCGCGACGCCGTGCACACCGTCGCCCTCGCCGTGCTCGCCGCGGGCGGCACCTGTTCCCGTACGGCCCTGGAGACCGCCGCCACCACGGTCCGCGCGGCCGGCTTCGACGACTGCACCGAGGAGCAGCTGGCCGCGCTGGTCGAGGCCCTCGCCGCCGACACCGGCCGGGTCTTCGAGCAGTCGTACGGCGCCGGCCTGACGATAGAGCTGCACGAGGCCCTGGACCCGCTCGCCCCGCACCTCGCCCCCGCCGGCCGCGAGTCCCTCCTCCTCCAGGCCGCCCGCATCGCCCTCGCCGACGGCCCCTACACGCCCGCCGAACGGGACGCGCTCACCACGGTCGGCGCGGCCCTGACGATCTGCGCCGACGACGTCACCCGCCTGCTGGCGGCTGCCCGCACCCCCTCCTGACGCCTGAGCCGGGTCAGCGGCGGATGAGCCCGAGGTCGCCGGCGGCGGCCACGGCGGCCGTACGGGAGTCGACGCCGAGCTTGGCGTAGACGCGGGCCAGGTGGGACTTGACGGTGCCCTCGGTGAGGTGGAGCCGGCGGCCGACGGCCTGGTTGGACAGCCCCTCGGCGACCAGGGCGAGGACCTCGGTCTCACGCCGGGTCAGCGAGGTGCCCGGGGTGCGCAGTCTGCTCATGAGCCGGTCCGCGACCGCGGGCGCCAGGGCGGTGCGCCCGCCGGCCGCCGAACGCACGGCCGCGGCCAGCTCCTCCGGAGGGGCGTCCTTGAGCAGGTAACCGGTCGCGCCCGCCTCGATGGCCGGAAGGGTGTCGGCGTCGGAGTCGTAGGTCGTGACGATCACCACCCGGGGCGCGTCCGGCCGTGCGGTGATCGCGGCGGTGGCCTCCGCGCCGCCCATCCCCTTGCCGAACTGCAGGTCCATCAGCACGACATCGACGTCCCCGCCGGCGGCCCGGTCGACGGCCTCCTCAGCGGTCGCGGCCTCGGCCACGACCACCAGCCCCGGCTCGGTCTCCAGCACGGCCCGCAACCCGGCGCGTACGACGGGGTGGTCGTCGGCGAGGAGGAGGCGGACGGGGTGGTCGAGACGGCCGGGGTGGTCGGGGTGGTCGGTCACGGGTGGGCCTTCGTGTGGGTGGGGAGGGGGGACGGGGTACCGGTGGGGGCGGGCGGGGGCTCGGTCCCCTCGGGCGCGGGGAGCGGGAGGCGGGCCGTCAGGGTGGTGCCGTGGCCGGGGGCCGAGTCGATGGTCAGGGTGCCGTTCAGGGCGCGGAGGCGGGCCTCCATGGCGGTCAGGCCGAAGCCGCCCGTCTCGGGGTCGGGCACCGGCAGCCGGACGGGGTCGAAGCCCACGCCGTCGTCGGTGACCGTGAGGGTGATCCCGTCGTCGCGTCGGGCGAGGGTGACCTCCACGGTCGTAGCGCGCGCGTGGCGCACGGTGTTGGCCAGCGCGGACTGGGCGACGCGCAGCAGGGCGACCTCCTGCGCGGTCGGCAGGGCGGCCGGGTCACCGCTGAGACGGAAGCGGGCCGTGAGGCGGTGGCGGGTCCCGGTGGTGGTGCACAGCCGCTCCAGCGCGTCCGGCAGGCTGCTGCCCTCCAGAGCCGGCGGAGCGAGGGCGGCGACGAAGCGGCGGGCCTCGGCGAGGCTGTCGACCGCGGCCTGGCGGGCCTGGCCGACATGGCGCGCGGCGTTCTCCGCCGTGTCGGGCAGGGTGCGTTCGGCCGCGCGCAGCAGCAGCTGGATGCTGGACAGACCCTGCGCGAGCGTGTCGTGGATCTCGCGGGCCAGTCGCTCGCGTTCGGCCAGCACCCCCGCCGTGTGCTGGGCCTCGGCCAGGTCGGCGCGGGTGGCGGTGAGTTCCTCGATCAGTCGCCGGCGCCGTTCGCTCTCCCGGTACAGCGCCTGGTATCCCCACACCACCGCGACCGCGACGGCGGCCCCGAGCGCCGGCCCGATCACCATGGCCGCGCCGAACGCACCCTGATGGGCGGCGAACGCGACCACCGCCGCGCACGCGGTCGCGGCCACGGCGGCCGGACCCGCCCGGCGGGGCAGCAGATGGAGCTGGAGGAAGTACAGGGGGAAGGCCACCCACACCCCGTCGGCGGACAGCGCCAGCAGCACCAGCCACACCGCACCCACGGCTGCCAGCCACCAGGCGGCGGCCCGCCGGCCGCCCCGGACCCGGGGCAGCAGCGGCCCCGCCGCGTACACCAGCCCGCACCCGGCCGCCGCGGCGACGGTCGCCCCGGCATATGGCAGCGAACCGGTCACCGCCCGTACGGCGGCCAGCGCGAGCAGGCCGACGACCAGCAGGTGCAGGCACCAGGACAGGGCCCGGGTGGTCGGGGTGAGGGCGGGGGAGGCGGTGCTCACGGTTCTGCCGGCGTTGTTCACAGTGCCTCCAGAGTAGGGAAACGACGCGCCGGCCGGCCTCTGCCGAAAGTTGCAATCCGGGCGCCGCCCTTCGATCCGCGAAGTGCCCTCCGCCGCCAGATGCCCGAGCGGGGTGCGGGCGGCGACGGTGGGGGCACACCACATCCACCTCCGCAGAGAGCAGTCGCCGCCGTGTTCGTCGCCTGGAGAGACCTGAGGTTCGCCAAGGGCCGCTTCGCCCTGATGGGAACCGTCATCACTCTGATCACCCTGTTGGTCGGGCTGCTGTCCGGACTCACCGCCGGTCTGGGCCGGCAGAACATCTCCGCGATCACCGGCCTGCCCGCCGACCGGATCGCCTTCGCCGCCCCCGGCACGGGGCAGAGCCTGTCGTACACCGACTCCACCGTCACCGCCCGCCAGTGGGAACAGTGGGCCGAGGTGCCCGGCGTCACCCGCGCCGAACCGCTCGGGATCACCACCACCAAGGCCACCGCCGGCGACCGGAGCACCGCGGTCTCCGCCTTCGGCGTCCGGCCCGGCTCCCGCCTGGCCCCCGACGGCGGCGCGATCCACGGAGCCACGGCGGTGCTGTCCACCACCGCCGCCCACGACCTCGGCGGCCTCACGCCGGGGGACACCCTCACCCTGGCCGGCCGGAAGCTGACCGTGGCCGCCGTAGCCGGCGACGCCTCCTTCAGCCACACCCCCGTGATCTGGACCAGCCTCACCGCCTGGCGGCAGGCGGCACCGCCCAGCGGTGCGGGCGAGGGGCCGACGGCGACCGTGATCGCCCTGAACACGACCGCCGGCGCGGATGTCACCGCCGCCGACCGGACCATCGGCACCAGGACCGTCACCAAGGACGGCTCGCTGTCCGCGATCGGCTCCTACACCTCCGAGAACGGCTCCCTGCAGCTGATGCGCGGCTTCCTGTTCGCCATCTCCGCGCTCGTCGTCGGCGCCTTCTTCACCGTCTGGACCATCCAGCGCAGCGGTGACATCGCCGTACTCAAGGCGCTCGGCGCCTCCACCGCGCACCTGCTGAAGGACGCCCTCGGCCAGGCCGCCGTCCTGCTCGTCGGCGGCACCTTCCTCGGCACCGGCATCGCCGCCGCGCTCGGCGCCTTCGCCGTGGGGGACGCGGTGCCGTTCCTCCTCACCCCCGCCACCGTCCTCGCCCCCGCCGCCGTGACGATCCTGCTCGGCACGCTCGGGGCCGCCCTGTCCGTCCGCCGCATCACCTCCGTGGACCCGCTGACCGCCCTGGGGAGCGCCCGATGAGCCTCAACCTGTCCGAGATCACCCTCACCTACCCCGACGGCGAGGACCGCCTGACCGCCCTCGACCGGGTCAGCCTCGACGTGCCCCGGGGCACTCTGACCGCCCTGGCCGGCCCCTCCGGCTCGGGCAAGTCCAGCCTTCTCGCCGTCGCCGCCACCCTCGTCACCCCCGACGCCGGCACGGTCACCGTCGACGGCGTCACCACGACCGGCCTGAGCCGCGCGGAACTGGCCGAGCTGCGCCGCCACACCATCGGCATCGTCTTCCAGCAGCCCCATCTGCTGCCGTCGCTCACCGCGGCCGAGCAACTGCAGCTCATGGCCTCGATCGACGGGCGCGCACCGGGCAAGGCCCGCGCCCGGGCCCTGGAGCTGCTCGACGCGGTGGGCCTGGCCGCGCAGGCCGGACGGCGGC encodes:
- a CDS encoding ABC transporter ATP-binding protein, yielding MSLNLSEITLTYPDGEDRLTALDRVSLDVPRGTLTALAGPSGSGKSSLLAVAATLVTPDAGTVTVDGVTTTGLSRAELAELRRHTIGIVFQQPHLLPSLTAAEQLQLMASIDGRAPGKARARALELLDAVGLAAQAGRRPHQLSGGQRQRVGIARALMNDPALLLVDEPTSALDHERGAAVVDLLTRLTHERATATVLVTHDRTHLTAADRIAEVHDGRLRLPTTAP
- a CDS encoding ABC transporter permease; its protein translation is MFVAWRDLRFAKGRFALMGTVITLITLLVGLLSGLTAGLGRQNISAITGLPADRIAFAAPGTGQSLSYTDSTVTARQWEQWAEVPGVTRAEPLGITTTKATAGDRSTAVSAFGVRPGSRLAPDGGAIHGATAVLSTTAAHDLGGLTPGDTLTLAGRKLTVAAVAGDASFSHTPVIWTSLTAWRQAAPPSGAGEGPTATVIALNTTAGADVTAADRTIGTRTVTKDGSLSAIGSYTSENGSLQLMRGFLFAISALVVGAFFTVWTIQRSGDIAVLKALGASTAHLLKDALGQAAVLLVGGTFLGTGIAAALGAFAVGDAVPFLLTPATVLAPAAVTILLGTLGAALSVRRITSVDPLTALGSAR
- a CDS encoding sensor histidine kinase; protein product: MSTASPALTPTTRALSWCLHLLVVGLLALAAVRAVTGSLPYAGATVAAAAGCGLVYAAGPLLPRVRGGRRAAAWWLAAVGAVWLVLLALSADGVWVAFPLYFLQLHLLPRRAGPAAVAATACAAVVAFAAHQGAFGAAMVIGPALGAAVAVAVVWGYQALYRESERRRRLIEELTATRADLAEAQHTAGVLAERERLAREIHDTLAQGLSSIQLLLRAAERTLPDTAENAARHVGQARQAAVDSLAEARRFVAALAPPALEGSSLPDALERLCTTTGTRHRLTARFRLSGDPAALPTAQEVALLRVAQSALANTVRHARATTVEVTLARRDDGITLTVTDDGVGFDPVRLPVPDPETGGFGLTAMEARLRALNGTLTIDSAPGHGTTLTARLPLPAPEGTEPPPAPTGTPSPLPTHTKAHP